In Besnoitia besnoiti strain Bb-Ger1 chromosome I, whole genome shotgun sequence, the genomic window GTCGACCAATCACGCAAATCATAAACATTACGGCAGTTGAGAAGTCTCAAGGGGTCTTCTCAATGCTTTTTGTGCTGGTTACGGGGAAGAATCTGGGATTCGCGCGCAGGGGGGGTTCTACGCTTGTCTTTGAGGAGTGTAAACTACTAGGGATATCTTTGCTGCGTCAACACTACACGAAGACGCGgtgcgcagctcgccctcgcggcatGCTGTGTGCGGAATCGCGCTGCCTAAGAATAAGGCAGCGGCTGAGCGACGACAAGACAACCCGCGCAGGCGTATGTCTGCCTGTAAAGATGCACATGCTTGTGATTAGCGGATATACTTGCACCTCTGCAGCTTTGCAGGGGGTGGCGATGCTGCCTGAATGCCCGGAAAGGGAGAAATCGCGGCACAGGTGGCGGAAACCCTGCTATTGCCCATGAACGGCTACTACGAGCCAGCCTCAAGCCTCACCCGACTCTCTTTGATTCCCGTATCTGCCGCCTTACAAAGACAAAGAGTCAGAACACATAGTAGAGAGGGAAACCGAATAAATACCCTCCGTCAAATAAAAAGGCGATGCGGGGTGCGTTCCAGGCGCTTCCGACGCTGGCTCAAGGCACCAGTCGACAGCGCCACCTGCTCAAGTTGgaggcgcgcccgtctcctGTAGGAGGCGTGAACCGGCGATTGCGCTGAGCTACGGAGGCGATGTGTGAGCGGATACATATATCTTGCTTTTTCCTGGATCTCTGTTCATGTGTTTTGTGAATGGAAGTTTCGTCATCCGCCAGGAATTCTGTTGCTGGCATCGAACCGCTGAAGTTGCAAGGAGCATGCATTCCGTTTGAGTAGTCGCTTTGCCCGGTGCAACGGGATATTCCGAGGCGCGTCTTCTGTTTTTATCTTATGACGCTCTGTCAGCGATCTGCCCAGCACATCTTCTCAAACATTTCCAGCGTGTCTAGGTAAAAGACTGAATCACTCTTGCAAAAACCTACCGAGTGTCCAGGACGTGTGCAGCGCCCCCGTGGCGGGCTCCACCCTAGTTCATGGCACAGCTAGAACCAGACCTCAAAGCCGAACCTCAATGACCACCTTGTTCGCACCCAACCGACGGAGGTTTCCTGCTGCTCGCATGTTCGCCTGTGAACCACGTTGGACCTGGACACTGCTCAAATCCTTGGCACCCATACCCTTCATCGTGTACAGGAGATCCGGAATATCATGAACCAGAGTAGATCTGATGGTGGTAGTGTCTCGGACGAGAGTCTGCCGCCAGTTTCGCGTGTCCTAAACCACATCAGCCGGCCGTAGGGGAGACTATACTGCGGGGTAGGACGCGGCTAGACAAAAATTGGGGGGTAGGACGCGGTTCCCTGCTGTGCCTCTGCCTTCGTAAAGTTCTGCCAGTCCTCCGGCAGTCTTTTTCTAGCCTGACGACCTGACGACTCTGCTCGAGCAAAACAGCAACGGCGGACTTGGCCAGACGCCGCTGTCAACCTTCCCGACATCTCGTGTATCAACTCCCGGCGCCGTGCGGAGGCCCCAGAGTTTGTTTATTCATGCGAGTCACCTCCTGCTCTAGTGATGGCTAAATTTCTAGcagggcagcgcggcggcgctgccatAATTCGCCCGGGGCTGTTTCCTGCAAAGTCAGGAGAGGGTAACGCGTGTATGCTGCAGCCCGGTGGGAGGGACCAGTTTCTACGGGGTTCTTCACAAGCAGATACTTCGCTCCCTCTACGTAATGTACAGTGGTTGTGCAGCCTCGAGAATAGAACGGGATCTGTCGTCCAGTCCCGTCGCCGGCTCGCAAgtctcgcgtctccctccgcagccCCTTCCAGCGGGCACAAGGCAGAGGCCGTTGGAACTCTACTTCGACGCTCCTGCGCACCTTCCAACGTGCGCAGAGCGCGGACTCTTTCCGGCGCGCCTTTTGTGTCCGCGGGGctagacgcgcaggcggagatTTCGCTGTGTTCGCGGCTTGTGACTCAACCCGGACAGAGGCAGCATCTCAGCActgtgcctctgcagcacggagcggcggcagcggcaggcggcctgcgcacAGGAGGGTCTCAACCTCCCGAGGAGACGTGCAAGGCGCTGTCCTCCGAAGGGAACGCGTACACACCAGTTTTGATTGTAGGCGCGGGGCCGATTGGGCTCTCTTTggcgctgcttcttcgccgcatgcgcgtcccGTTCCTCGTTGtggagcgcgacgaggaggcccgcTGCCAGCCCAGAGCTCACtactgcagcagcagatcCATGGAAGGTACGCTACTCAGCaacacagcagcagcgagatcCCCGCAGGTGACTCGCTAAGCGCGGCGTGACCACTAAAGGCTCTGTGTGGATGGAGGTGCCATTCGGCGTGAGTGTTAAGGGAACTTCGGAGTTCGCATCCGCATTTGTTTGGAACCTGACGGTGGTAGGAAGCTCAACTGCTGGCTCAACGGGCGAACGAGCTGGTCGGCCTGGAGAGCCGTTGATAAGCAAGAGATATTGCTTTGCATGCTGCAAGTTAGCCACAACTGCGAAGGAATGTGGGAGTTCTCAGGGCACGCGGAGCGGGTGTTTCTCCCACGCCGCAGCCCTCCACTCGTTTGCTTCGTTCTCACACAGACCCGGACGGTTCAGTAGATCTTCTACATACGTACCGTGACGACACTCTTGGTGACAACCAATACTCGCGCTCCTGGACTCAGTGTCGAGGaccgcctctcgctcgatACCGATTCCGGGTTCGCCGTTGTGAGTCCGCTTTGAATATATCGGGACCACACTGTCTCGAGGCGAGATTAACTCAGCTCACGTGTTgtctgacggtgaactagctGTCGTACTCTCGTTGGCGAGACTCACCGGCAGTATGGTGCAGTGTGAGAGGGCAGCGTGCCAGGTAGCTTGCCGGCTTAACTTGCGAATGCAATGTGGCGCGCTTCCACACAGTGTGGAGAATGTTCGGACATCTGGACGAGGTGCTGGAGAACGAAGTTCCTTCGCTCAATGACTGGAGGCACTTCTCGTACTGCACGCATCTCGTGGCCTCCAAGGACCACCCGCAGCCCAACATCGCCGCACGCGATCACTTCAGCGGTGAGCTCCAGGCTGCCATCCAGTCGCTTCATCAGGAAGCTCTCCCTGCTCGTGGACTGCCGAATCGGCCGTCAAGTCATGTACGTCCTCCCCCTTCTCAGGGCGTTCGATGCTACTCAGCGGCTCCAAGCCTGGAACGCCCCCGACGGGGTGCGGCATCTAAGGCCGGAAGCAGTGCTCTTTTCTGGAATGCCCTCACGTCCGCAAGAGAAGTCACTGCGCGTGGTTCGCTGAAATGGGCGTAAACCTGGTGTGTTCATCCAGTGCACGGGTCGGTGGAGAAAGAGATGTCTGCCTCCATTATGCGGAAGCCGTGACGCAGACATGCatgtttttctcttcgtgGACCGCACTGTGTATGACGGGGGGGATTTCTCAGCGCGGCGTTTCAAGTCTGCCTTCTTGCGTGTATCCTGCAACTGGTCTGTTTTGTTCCTGTTCAGACGCCTACACGTTCAGCTTGCCCGACGGGAGAACGAGGTACTTTGAAAGTCAGAGCCCGTGCCGCGTCATTCACCTCCCACAGCATATTCTGTTGCCGCTGCTTTACGCTCGTCTCGTCACCTGGAGTGCAGAAAAACCGATGTCGGACCTCGGGGCGCGTTGGTCGCCTTTGCCCGccccttctctcgcgcggatGTCTTCATCGACTCAAACGTTGCTGGCAGCGACTGCGCCTCCGGTCGCTTCCGAACATCCGAATTCGCTCCCCGATTCCCCCTttcccgctgcctcctctgcccTGCCGGAGGTTCTCTTTCGAACGAAATGGCTCGGTTCCGCTACGGTTGAGCGCGATTTTTCGGCGGAGCGTGGAGAGTTCGCCTCAGGTGAGCGAATTCGAGAGAAATGTGTCTGGTCAGCTCTGGTCTGCGTGCCGTCTgaagcggcaggcggagagcCTGTCCgtcgaggcagcagcgaTGAGTCCTGTTTCCCAGATCTCGTTAAAAAAGTGAcggttttttttctctgccttaGTCCGCGCCAGCAGAGGTGCGGCATATGGCCATTCTAGTTTCCACACAAGAGGAGGGTGGCATCCACCTATGCGGGACAGctgtgcgccgcgaggaaaTCCGACATTTGTGTCTCCACGTATCGGCGTGCCCATCTTTGCCGCCAAACAGGGGGCGAGCTCCACAGCTCGGATACGCGGGAGTGACGCTGGGAAGCCACGCGTTTGCTCCCTAAGCCTCAAAACCGCAGCGACGCAAATCGCCCCATtttgtctgtgtgtgtggcaAGCGCTCGCCTTGCAGCTGTGTTGTGTGAGCGTGGCGTGTGGCCTCAGAtcctcgcccgcagcgctTCATGAGGTCCGCTCTCCTGACTTGGGCCATGGAGAACAAAGCCGAACCCCAAGTGATTCATATCGACAGCGCGTTCGTCGTCGCGTGCGACGGAGCGAGCTCGGCCGTCGCGACGCAGCTTCCAGGCTACCACCGAGAGGGCGCGGATTGCCTGCAGCGTCTGGTGAACATCACGTTCGTCTCTCGCCACCTCGCGACCCTCATTCGCAGCAACGAGGTCCTGCGGGATCAAGACGCCGCACGCTACGCGTCGACCTCCGAGTCCTCGTCAGACTGCGTGTGCTCGgatccttcgccgccgccgtcgatgCTGTACTACGTCATGAATGCGGATGTGATTGGCGTCGTGGTTCTCCACAGTCTAGAGCGCGGGGAGTTCGTGGCGCACAttcccttcttcgcgcctcaCGAGGCTGCGCGGGACGACTTCCCTGTTCACGTGTGCGAGGAGATCGTGCACCAGCTCGCTGGggtccgcctccgcgacgtGCGGATTGTGGAGGCTCGCGGCTGGGCGATGGCCGCCAAGGTGTCAAACGCCTTCActgggcgcctgccgcctgccgctggcgacggtgcgcgcgaggactccgcgcgcagcgctgctgcggcgcagggagGCGAGAGCCACGAGGCGTGCCAAACAGACCTGCCGCGCGTGCTCTTGGTAGGAGACGCAGCCCATCAACTGCCTCCGGCCGGCGGACTCGGCATGAACCTCGGCATGGGGGATGTCCTGGGCCTCGGCTGGCGCATCGGGCAGCTCTACCATCGAAAGACTGCGGCCTTTTTCCCTCGCGAGGGCGCCCTGGCAGGCACACAGGGGGCTGGCGCGAAGAACCCgtgcggagacggcgcgggccgcgcaggcagagcggacgcgagcgaggagaccgcccggcggctgctgcagagctacgacgaagagagaaggcTAGTTGCAAAAGTGAGCAGACGAAAGCTGGTGAAAGAGCGGTAAGGCAGTCGGTGACCCTAGCACGCAGTTCGGGGAAAAGGAGGCTTGCTTGTTCCTCGCGTGGTCATCGACATAAACTGCCCACGTGTGCCctccccgcgctcgccgtggCTGAGCCCcacagacgcagctgcggcgacgggTATCAGCCATGGCGGCAGCTTGCGAGGCGCCTTGAGAAACCGCTTTCCTCGGCTTTGCTGTTGTGGTGGCAGCGTCACCTGCTCTCCTGCGAGGGCGTTCACTGCCCGTCTCTGCGGGTGTGTCTGTGCGTTTCAGTACACCTGCGGCGTGGCTATTGACAACTTCCGGCGAGGTTTGAACGCGCCGTCGGAGTTCGGGCTGGACTGGGCCACAGGCCAAGCCCTCTCCTCCATcctggagaaggcggctCAGATGGTGTCGCGGCTCCTgtccggcgcctcgcgtccgAGCTCGGCGTTGCCGTTGCATGTCGAAGCACCGCAagctgcttcgcgtccgccggcTGGTCCGCCGTccctggcgcaggcgccggtcCTCGCTGCCAAGCGGATCCTCCAGCTCGCCCTGAGGGCCGGCCGAAAGCAGGTAAAGATCGATGGCGACTTGTTGTTGCCTGTCGTGCCCTGTAGGTCTCTACGTATGTCTCTACTCATGTGCAAGATGCATATCGATTTCCACACGTCTAGACCGAGACCCAGACGTGTGCGTGTCGGGATGCAGAGAGCTGGATGCGTCGCTCTGGGTGCGGCCCTACAGACACCGAGGACCTGTGGCGGCGTTTTCGTGGCTGACCGGCGGAGGTCGCTACGCGTGCCTCTCCAGCACGGGTTGCGAGAAGCGGACTGTGCTTCCCGCGTTTGGCTTCGTTGGCCTCTCgaaaggccgcggcgctcgtgcCGCTCTATCTTGTCACGTGAGAGGTGCACACAGACCACTATTCCCCCAGTTTGGTTCTGTTTGCAGATGCTGCTCAGCCGCCAGTGGCTGCCTCAGCTATGGGAGGAGCGCGTCGAGGCAGTCAAGGCGATTCTTCGAGATGAGAATCGAAACTTGAGTCTGCGCTACCCTGGTGCCGATCTCGCGTACGCGTACACGTCTTCCCAGGTTTATCGGCGCCCGACAAGCGAAGGCCAAGAAGCAGAGGCTTCTCGCCCCTACGTCATGGTCAGTCAggaggcagccacgcgcccCGGCCGCGATAAGCTGAGTCGCGAacgcctctcgctgcttcctcgcctttcaCCTCTGGTTCGCCCGCGTTTTCGTCTTCCCGCTTGCATACGTACGCGTGCGCGTGTTTGACATGTATGTAGCAgcgagggtttagggtttagtgTACTTCTTCGTGTCGGTGAGACAGCGTGGGTTCGATCATTCTGTTTACATAGTGGGCTTATCCCCAATTGCGCCGTTCCCACTGCTCTGTCATGCCCTCGCTGTATGCTCTTCAGGTCTCTCAGTCGCCCCTGCGATACCTTCCGTCCAGCTGGCGGGGCTGCCGCATGCCCCATGTGTGGGTTtacgcctcctcgcctgcgtcgcctcggaCGCCGGTCAATGAAGCGCCGGTGCCGCAAGAGTCGGGTGAGGCTTCTCTCTTTGGCTGATGCTTCAGATAGGTTCTCATGCCCTTCGCAGCCCACGTAGTGGGGTGTGTGTGCGCGCTTTGTTTTCTGCCCAGTGATTTACCAGAGTGTTATAAGCCATCTTCGAGTATCACGAAACGAACGGGATTTTGAAGCAAAGGCGACAGAGCTTCCGCCTAAGGTGGCTCTGCGAATGAGACGGGGGGCCACACAGGCGCTCCCATCGAGATATGCGACAAAAAGGAAATCGCCGCCCACTACCAGATCCCCACTGGCGTGAGCGGAAACTAAGGAACACTGGGAAGAGTCCCTCTGTTTTTCCCCTTCCTCAGTGAGCTGGTGTGATCCCATACATTTTTTTACTGGCAACTGATTTGTACTCTGCAGTCTTCCGCTTGTCTACGGTCGAGATCCCGCTTCTCCACGACCCGCCCTGCGCGTACTGTTTCCTTGTGTTCTCTTCGCGGCACCTCGATGTGCTCGCGGACGCTCTCCGAGCACGCAGCCTTGTCGCGCTGCAACCCGCAGTCCCTTCGTCGGCCTCACCGTCTTCTGCTGGCCGCGGTGACCCGCTTCCGGCTGAGGAACGAGACTTCCGTGCGGCGTTCTGTGCATGCTGGGAGAGCTCCAGTGACAGTGCCGCGCTCTgcccaggcgcagaggcgatcGCGGTTGACCGGCGGCCTTTCGTGCTCGACGGTGCCgatctcgcgcgcctcggccgcaGTCCGCTGGCTGCCTCAGGGGCCGACGGCAAGCAGAAGCGGCCTCACAAAACACGGAAGGCTGACGCCTCAGTGCAACGCAATGCCGAGCAGGTGAAGGGCGTGAGGTGGCTGTGGAGCCCGCAGGCCACGC contains:
- a CDS encoding hypothetical protein (encoded by transcript BESB_009030); its protein translation is MAKFLAGQRGGAAIIRPGLFPAKSGEGNACMLQPGGRDQFLRGSSQADTSLPLRNVQWLCSLENRTGSVVQSRRRLASLASPSAAPSSGHKAEAVGTLLRRSCAPSNVRRARTLSGAPFVSAGLDAQAEISLCSRLVTQPGQRQHLSTVPLQHGAAAAAGGLRTGGSQPPEETCKALSSEGNAYTPVLIVGAGPIGLSLALLLRRMRVPFLVVERDEEARCQPRAHYCSSRSMEVWRMFGHLDEVLENEVPSLNDWRHFSYCTHLVASKDHPQPNIAARDHFSDAYTFSLPDGRTRYFESQSPCRVIHLPQHILLPLLYARLVTWSAEKPMSDLGARWSPLPAPSLARMSSSTQTLLAATAPPVASEHPNSLPDSPFPAASSALPEVLFRTKWLGSATVERDFSAERGEFASDPRPQRFMRSALLTWAMENKAEPQVIHIDSAFVVACDGASSAVATQLPGYHREGADCLQRLVNITFVSRHLATLIRSNEVLRDQDAARYASTSESSSDCVCSDPSPPPSMLYYVMNADVIGVVVLHSLERGEFVAHIPFFAPHEAARDDFPVHVCEEIVHQLAGVRLRDVRIVEARGWAMAAKVSNAFTGRLPPAAGDGAREDSARSAAAAQGGESHEACQTDLPRVLLVGDAAHQLPPAGGLGMNLGMGDVLGLGWRIGQLYHRKTAAFFPREGALAGTQGAGAKNPCGDGAGRAGRADASEETARRLLQSYDEERRLVAKYTCGVAIDNFRRGLNAPSEFGLDWATGQALSSILEKAAQMVSRLLSGASRPSSALPLHVEAPQAASRPPAGPPSLAQAPVLAAKRILQLALRAGRKQMLLSRQWLPQLWEERVEAVKAILRDENRNLSLRYPGADLAYAYTSSQVYRRPTSEGQEAEASRPYVMVSQSPLRYLPSSWRGCRMPHVWVYASSPASPRTPVNEAPVPQESVFRLSTVEIPLLHDPPCAYCFLVFSSRHLDVLADALRARSLVALQPAVPSSASPSSAGRGDPLPAEERDFRAAFCACWESSSDSAALCPGAEAIAVDRRPFVLDGADLARLGRSPLAASGADGKQKRPHKTRKADASVQRNAEQVKGVRWLWSPQATRENFLQKLRDANVQGNAAGIPLDDLLVVLRPDGHIVEIRSLAAGCSSASRENPKGMPRIPEGPCPAQASGSSLPSETVAAVVADVLGRLA